The DNA segment GTGCCAGCGTCGTCTCTGTCTCCGTAAATAGGTAAGGTCCTCAGGTACCTCTGTCCAACAAACGGGATCAGGGACATACACGATTTTCTTTTTTTGTCCTTTTTCCTTTAAAAGCCGATGCATACGTACAACTAATTCCATATCTTCACCAACGGTATCAACCCTGTACCCGCCCGCAGCAATCACCCAATGCTTTGAAAAAACGCCAAAAGCACCTGAAATGATTAAAAGAAGATTATGCCTACTTAGACCTATCCTGCCCATTAGAAAAGCACGTAAATATTCAATGATTTGCATCACTACAAGAGGCTTATCAGATAGCCCGATTTTATGAATATGACCATTTTGAATTTGGCAGCCATTCGCTATTCTCACGCTTCCACCTGAAGCAATAACCTCTTCATTTGAATCAATAATAGGCTTCATAACCTTTAAGAAGGCGTCTTGTTCCAAAACAGAATCACCATCTAGTGAGCAAAAATAAGGATAGTGAGAGAAATTAAGGCCAACGTTTAAGGCATCAGCTTTTCCTCCGTTTTCCTTATCGACAAGAAAAAGATTTGAAAGGATTTCAGATTGGTATATTTTTTTAATGGGTTTCGAGTCCACTTGCTTTCGAATGACTTTTTTTATTTCCTTCATTTCATAATGCTCAATCATCTTTTCAAGTGTGAGATCGGTAGACCCGTCATTTACAACAATGATTTCATAAGTTGGATAATTAACACTTAATAAAGACCGAACGCTCTGAATAATCCCTGCCTCTTCATTGTAAGCAGGGACTATAATAGAAACAGGCTTCGTATAAAATTCATCCATATAATCTTCATAAGCCTGTACTCTGTCCAGCTGGTATTCCTTTCTTAATTGAAATAAAGAGATAACTAAAATCACTGTGTAAAAAACAATAACGATTACCATATAAACAGCTATAAACCAAGCAAAAACTGCGACAATATCTCCCCATTGAAAAATCATGGTTATACTCCTTTATTAAGCCATTCCCAGGCCATATCTTTCGCGAAGACATCATTTGATGTTTCAAAGACGGAACGCAATACTTCTTTTCCATTAGTAAATTGATCAATGGCTTGTCCAGCTTGAGAACGGACCCACCATGATTGATCATGCAACAACTCAATTAATCTTTGAATTCCTCTTTCTTCCTTTAAAGAACCTATTAATTTGGCTGCAACCATTCTTTCTTCCCACTTATTGGAGTATAAAAGTTCTAAGTACGGCTCAACATTTTTCACATAGCCGATTTCCGCCAATGCCTTTAAAGCCCTTAGTTTAATTTCTCCTTTATAGCTTTCAAAAATCCTCTCTAAAAAAGAGAGATACGTCATATCTCTTTTCAGGGAAATGATATCAAGAATTGCCTTCTGTAGGGATATATTGCTTTTATGAAAATGGAGAATTAATTGATCGAATTGTCTACGTTCCATACGAATTA comes from the Neobacillus sp. PS2-9 genome and includes:
- a CDS encoding glycosyltransferase, which translates into the protein MIFQWGDIVAVFAWFIAVYMVIVIVFYTVILVISLFQLRKEYQLDRVQAYEDYMDEFYTKPVSIIVPAYNEEAGIIQSVRSLLSVNYPTYEIIVVNDGSTDLTLEKMIEHYEMKEIKKVIRKQVDSKPIKKIYQSEILSNLFLVDKENGGKADALNVGLNFSHYPYFCSLDGDSVLEQDAFLKVMKPIIDSNEEVIASGGSVRIANGCQIQNGHIHKIGLSDKPLVVMQIIEYLRAFLMGRIGLSRHNLLLIISGAFGVFSKHWVIAAGGYRVDTVGEDMELVVRMHRLLKEKGQKKKIVYVPDPVCWTEVPEDLTYLRRQRRRWHRGLFESLWIHKKLTFNPKYGSIGFLAFPYFWIVEFFGPIVELSGYIFMILCLFLGGIYIEYSILLFLLSCLYGSIFSMAAVLLEEWSLTKYPKVSDIVKLFLYSLTETLWYRPLTVLWRCEGIWQMVIGDKSWGEMKRKGVSE